The genomic segment CAGGCCGCGGTAGCTATTGAAAATGCGCGGCTGTACGAGCAAGCCCAACAAGAAATTACCGAACGCAAACGGATTGAGGCTAAATTAAATGCCTACCGCGAGCAATTAGAAATTTTGGTTTTGGAGCGAACCACCGAATTGGAACAGGCCATGGTAGAAGCGGCCGAAGCCCGAGACAAAATTGACGCCATTTTGCAATCCGTTGCCGACGGGCTGATTGTCACCGACCCGGACCACAAAGTTATTCTGGCTAACCCGGCCGCCGAAAAACTGCTTGGCTTTCGCCTGAAAGAGATGCTGGGCAGCGAGGTTGGCACCGGCATCAAAGATGACCGCCTGCGAGAAATGGTCCATTACGCTTTTGAGCAACGCAGCAGCGGCCTTGAGGTTGATCTTGAAACCCAAGAGCCGGGCGATCCCCGAAAAAAGGTGCTGCGGGCGCGAACAGCATTGGTGGATGATCGCCAGGGGCAGCCCTTGGGCACCGTCACCATTATCCAGGATGTAACCCGCCTGCGAGAGATTGACCGTTTAAAAACAGACCTATTGACCACTACGGCCCACGAGTTACGCACGCCGCTTACCTCTATTCTGGGCTTTAGTGAGATTCTGTTAAACCGCGATATGGTCAAAAATCGCCGCGAACACTACCTGAATCTGATTCACGAACAATCAAGCCACCTGGCCGGAATTGTCGCCGAACTGGTTGATATTGCCCGGATTGAAGCCGGGCGTGGCATAGACCTCAACCTGCAACAGATAAGTATAGCCAAACTGATGGCAGAAGTGGTGGAGATCTGTTCCGAAAAAGCAACCAGGCATACTATTCACCTGCAAGATTTATCAGCCTTACCCCCAATCCTGGGCGATCCTTTCCGCTTGACCCAAGTTGGACAGAATTTACTATTGAATGCCATCAACTATTCGCCTCCTGAAAGCGCCATCACCGTCAGGGGGCGGGTGATCCCCGGTTATATAGAAATTAGTATACAAGACCAAGGGGTTGGCATAACGCCGGAGCAACAGGAGCATCTGTTCAAGCCATTTTACCGGGCCCATGCCTCCGATACCGGCGTGGGTGGCACCGGCCTGGGCTTGGCTACCAGCAAGCTCATCATCGAGCAGCATGGGGGTGAGATTTGGCTGGAAAGCGAACCGAAGGTGGGGACAACGGTTTATTTCACTTTGCCTTTGCTTCCAGAAAACAAAGAAGCCGATTGATTGTCAGGTCGCCTCAGGGTAAAATATAAAGTGGAAAGTGAGCTCGGCTGAACGGCCATACCTAAAAATGTAGCCCCGGAAGTTGGGGAACGAGGGGGCTGGTAGTTACCTGAAAACAAAAACAAGATTTTAAATAGAGGAGCATCCTTAATGAAAAAAATCCTGATCGTAGATGACCAACTTGAAGTTCGGGAATTAGTGCAGGTTACCCTGGAAATTGGCAACTACCAGATTCTGGCTGCCGAAAATGGACAACAAGCCCTAGAAATAGCCCAAGCCGAACATCCCGACATCATCCTTTTGGACATTATGATGCCGGGCAGCAATGTAGATGGTTTGGAGGTATGCCGTCGTCTAAAAACAGACCCAACCACGGCCAATATAACCATTGTTATGCTTTCGGCCAAAGGCCAGGAAAGTGACATTGCGGCCGGCAGAGAAGCGGGCGCTGATGATTATTTCACCAAACCGTTTAGCCCTATTGCCCTGATTGAGAAGGTTGAAGAGGTAATGAACAATTAAGGCGCTGATAGGGGCAGCAACTCTACAAAAGTCACCTCACCGGTGACTTTTGTATGGGCAAAAGTTCTGGCCTGTTACCGTCTTGGTACTCCATATTTATGTAAGCAGGACAGACTTCCTATAGATTTTTTAAGTTTTAGATGTTATAATGGGCGCAAATATTGAAATTTTAACAATTAATAATTAAGGTAGGAGGAACTTTTATGCCTCGCCAAAAATCAATCCCTAGAACAGTTGAAGTTGGTGGAATGTCCTTAGACCTGGAAAACGCCTGCCTTAA from the Anaerolineae bacterium genome contains:
- a CDS encoding response regulator yields the protein MKKILIVDDQLEVRELVQVTLEIGNYQILAAENGQQALEIAQAEHPDIILLDIMMPGSNVDGLEVCRRLKTDPTTANITIVMLSAKGQESDIAAGREAGADDYFTKPFSPIALIEKVEEVMNN